In a genomic window of Streptomyces sp. NBC_01231:
- a CDS encoding class I SAM-dependent methyltransferase, producing the protein MPAVPKPEILAAFEAAKGFMPVHEGLALYAAAVEAGRLGLPLLEVGTYCGRSAILLADAARGAGVVALTVDHHRGSEEQQPGWEYHDPETVDPELGVMDTLPTFRRTLHRAGLEEHVVALVGRSPQVARVWGTPLGLVFVDGGHTDEHAGADYEGWAPHVAEGGLLLIHDVFPDPVDEFTGQAPYRVYLRALESGAFTEVSATDSLRVLRRTGTGRP; encoded by the coding sequence ATGCCCGCGGTCCCCAAGCCCGAGATCCTGGCCGCCTTCGAGGCCGCGAAGGGCTTCATGCCGGTGCACGAGGGGCTCGCCCTGTACGCGGCGGCCGTCGAGGCCGGGCGGCTCGGGCTGCCGCTGCTGGAGGTCGGCACGTACTGCGGGCGGTCCGCGATCCTGCTGGCCGACGCGGCGCGCGGGGCCGGGGTCGTGGCGCTCACCGTCGACCACCACCGCGGCAGCGAGGAGCAGCAGCCGGGCTGGGAGTACCACGATCCGGAGACGGTGGACCCCGAGCTCGGCGTGATGGACACCCTGCCCACCTTCCGCCGCACCCTGCACCGGGCGGGACTTGAGGAGCACGTGGTCGCCCTCGTCGGCCGCTCGCCCCAGGTGGCGAGGGTGTGGGGCACTCCCCTCGGCCTGGTCTTCGTCGACGGCGGCCACACCGACGAGCACGCGGGCGCCGACTACGAGGGCTGGGCGCCACATGTCGCCGAGGGCGGACTGCTCCTCATCCACGACGTGTTCCCGGACCCGGTCGACGAGTTCACCGGCCAGGCCCCCTACCGCGTCTACCTCCGGGCGCTTGAGTCCGGCGCCTTCACGGAGGTCTCGGCGACCGACTCACTGCGGGTGCTGCGGCGAACGGGGACGGGCCGCCCCTGA
- a CDS encoding N-acetylmuramoyl-L-alanine amidase, which translates to MSYVGPDFDPPQPRRSRRRPLTVAVAALVPGALLGWLVYETVGGTGGDSKATVRTPSSSNAPVSPTVSEPRKADGNGNGKQPSPTPRTTTSAPAASGPLRGKVIVIDPGHNPGNFKNTAAINRKVDIGTNSKECDTTGTATNSGYEEARFTLDVADRMRAILQRQGATVKLTQDGDRPYGPCVDERARIGNEAHADAVVSIHADGSAVGNRGFHVILPGSVHAGSADTRAIVALSRELGERVAGTFVRVTGSAPSNYIGGGTGLVTRTDLGGLNLSTVPKVFIECGNMRDSKDAALLTSGAWRQKAAQGISEGMVSFLRG; encoded by the coding sequence GTGTCGTACGTAGGCCCGGACTTCGATCCTCCCCAGCCCCGCCGTTCCCGGCGTCGCCCCCTGACGGTGGCGGTCGCCGCGCTGGTGCCGGGAGCGCTGCTCGGCTGGCTGGTGTACGAGACGGTCGGCGGCACGGGCGGGGACTCGAAGGCGACGGTCCGGACGCCCTCGTCGTCGAACGCGCCCGTCTCCCCGACGGTCTCCGAGCCGAGGAAGGCCGACGGCAACGGCAACGGCAAGCAGCCCAGTCCGACACCGCGCACCACGACGTCCGCGCCCGCCGCGTCCGGCCCGCTCAGGGGCAAGGTGATCGTCATCGACCCGGGGCACAACCCGGGCAACTTCAAGAACACGGCGGCGATCAACCGCAAGGTGGACATCGGGACGAACTCGAAGGAGTGCGACACCACGGGGACGGCCACCAACTCCGGTTACGAGGAAGCCCGGTTCACGCTGGACGTCGCCGACCGGATGCGCGCGATCCTCCAACGGCAGGGCGCCACGGTGAAGCTGACCCAGGACGGCGACCGGCCCTACGGCCCGTGCGTGGACGAGCGGGCCCGGATCGGCAACGAGGCGCACGCGGACGCCGTGGTGTCGATCCACGCGGACGGCTCGGCGGTCGGCAACCGCGGCTTCCACGTCATCCTGCCGGGCAGCGTGCACGCGGGCTCCGCCGACACCCGTGCGATCGTCGCCCTTTCGCGGGAGCTCGGCGAGCGCGTCGCGGGCACCTTCGTACGGGTCACGGGCAGCGCGCCCTCCAACTACATCGGCGGCGGCACCGGACTGGTCACGCGCACCGACCTGGGCGGTCTCAATCTGTCAACGGTTCCCAAGGTGTTCATCGAGTGCGGCAACATGCGCGATAGCAAGGACGCGGCATTGCTGACCAGTGGTGCCTGGCGGCAGAAAGCGGCGCAAGGGATCTCTGAGGGAATGGTGAGTTTCCTGCGCGGGTAG
- a CDS encoding DUF5336 domain-containing protein — protein MNIRSLTRGDGVVIGAAVLLFIASFLDIYAIDGAPDSAELPNSWESGPVLMGVVLAGVIGAALVVVSHGLPQVPKVVGLDLGQFGVAFTVFAAWTALGNIFDPLGGTDNVGSASDNGVSAGIGLILALIATLLMAAAAVATPLVPALKGALIPAPKPAAPQPYGAQPPGGYGYPGAQQAPYGGQPQPGQPYAAQPQQAQAQPPAPAADFSPFWFAVPVPRPLFAEDGSPTPIAELAPGTWYLAVEQRGPALVAQTQDGRRGVLQDTTGIQRG, from the coding sequence GTGAATATCCGCTCCCTCACTAGAGGCGACGGCGTGGTGATCGGAGCAGCGGTTTTGCTGTTCATCGCGTCGTTCCTCGACATCTACGCGATCGACGGGGCCCCCGACAGCGCCGAGCTCCCCAACTCCTGGGAGAGCGGACCGGTCCTGATGGGTGTCGTCCTCGCGGGCGTCATCGGTGCCGCCCTTGTCGTCGTCTCCCACGGCCTGCCGCAGGTCCCCAAGGTGGTCGGCCTCGACCTCGGTCAGTTCGGCGTCGCCTTCACGGTCTTCGCCGCCTGGACCGCGCTCGGGAACATCTTCGACCCGCTCGGGGGCACGGACAACGTCGGCTCTGCTTCGGACAATGGTGTCAGCGCCGGCATCGGCCTGATCCTCGCCCTCATCGCGACCCTGCTGATGGCGGCGGCGGCCGTCGCCACCCCCCTGGTCCCCGCCCTCAAGGGTGCCCTCATCCCCGCCCCCAAGCCCGCCGCCCCGCAGCCCTACGGCGCCCAGCCCCCCGGCGGTTACGGCTACCCCGGTGCCCAGCAGGCCCCGTACGGCGGCCAGCCGCAGCCGGGTCAGCCCTACGCCGCCCAGCCGCAGCAGGCGCAGGCGCAGCCCCCGGCCCCCGCCGCGGACTTCTCGCCGTTCTGGTTCGCCGTGCCGGTGCCGCGTCCGCTGTTCGCGGAGGACGGTTCGCCGACGCCGATCGCCGAACTCGCCCCGGGTACCTGGTACCTGGCCGTGGAGCAGCGCGGTCCGGCGCTGGTCGCGCAGACGCAGGACGGCCGTCGCGGCGTGCTGCAGGACACCACGGGGATCCAGCGCGGCTGA
- a CDS encoding LLM class F420-dependent oxidoreductase translates to MRLGLALGYWGRGPAADHVELAREAERLGYDSVWTAESWGSDAFTPLTWIAARTSRIRLGTAVAQMAARSPTTTAMHALTLDHLSGGRMTLGLGLSGPQVVEGWYGRPFPKSPLTATREYVDVVRQVLRREAPVELDGRFHPLPYRGADATGLGKPLKSITHPLRPRLPVLLGAEGPRNVAQTIRIADGWLPLYWSPNRPEAYGDAVRDLPEGFQVAPMAQVRVCEDVAEGLLPVKAMLGFYIGGMGHAARNFHADLMARMGYGEEARRIQELFLSGRRDEAVLAVPDAFADEISLVGPRERIAERLESWRKGPVTDLLAVAPDRTTLRVLAELNG, encoded by the coding sequence ATGCGGCTCGGGCTGGCACTCGGTTACTGGGGTCGTGGTCCCGCCGCGGACCATGTGGAGCTGGCCCGGGAGGCGGAGCGGCTCGGCTACGACTCGGTGTGGACCGCCGAGTCCTGGGGCTCGGACGCGTTCACCCCACTCACCTGGATCGCCGCGCGCACCTCACGGATCAGGCTCGGTACGGCGGTTGCCCAGATGGCGGCCCGCTCGCCGACCACCACGGCGATGCACGCCCTCACCCTGGACCACCTCTCCGGCGGCCGGATGACGCTCGGGCTCGGTCTGTCCGGCCCGCAGGTGGTCGAGGGCTGGTACGGGCGACCGTTCCCGAAGTCGCCGCTGACCGCCACCCGGGAGTACGTCGACGTCGTACGGCAGGTGCTGCGGCGTGAGGCGCCGGTGGAACTGGACGGACGTTTCCACCCCCTCCCCTACCGCGGCGCCGACGCCACGGGACTCGGCAAGCCCCTGAAGTCCATCACCCACCCGCTGCGCCCCCGTCTGCCCGTCCTGCTGGGCGCCGAGGGGCCGCGGAACGTGGCCCAGACGATCCGGATCGCCGACGGCTGGCTGCCGTTGTACTGGTCGCCGAACCGGCCCGAGGCGTACGGGGACGCGGTGCGCGACCTGCCGGAAGGTTTCCAGGTCGCCCCGATGGCCCAGGTGCGGGTCTGTGAGGACGTCGCCGAAGGGCTGCTGCCCGTCAAGGCGATGCTCGGCTTCTACATCGGCGGGATGGGCCACGCGGCCCGCAACTTCCACGCCGACCTCATGGCCCGCATGGGGTACGGGGAGGAGGCCCGGCGGATTCAGGAGTTGTTCCTGTCCGGCCGTCGGGACGAGGCGGTGCTGGCCGTGCCGGACGCGTTCGCCGACGAGATCTCCCTGGTCGGACCGCGTGAACGCATCGCGGAGCGGCTTGAGTCGTGGCGCAAGGGCCCGGTGACGGACCTGCTGGCCGTGGCACCGGACCGGACCACGCTGCGGGTGCTGGCGGAGCTGAACGGGTAG
- a CDS encoding VWA domain-containing protein: MSHRRRRARALTACLALTLLAPLVSSCTQGQDDITLRVLASPELADLGPLLGQLEDDTGVRLDMDYKATADLSDARSDGYDLAWPVSDRSFLLGLRDSGGQAARPESTAIMRSPVVVGLTPGTARTMRSRTPGGHLSWADLADAAADGTVRFGMADPRTSDTGRAALVGVATAAAGTGSALREQDVSCDRLRGFRSGQTLTGASSRDLVDTYVRHQDRADALIAHESELLSLNATKKLPEPLEIVYPEDGMVLSDFPLLLLDTRERSAYGKVVDWLLGADAQQQLTQRTWRRPVNQDVRPAPQLRAAIGNALSLPDRLSVVERLIADYGDPARHTTGQVVFVLDFSGSMRGPRIAALRAAFAGLSGADPTSTGKFARFYRGERLTVVRFGGRVLEERTVTVRGDQDLRTLDATVADGGFGDSTALWSALDHGYRIAADALRDEPRRPVSIVLMTDGENNAGIGYEEFLRRYGGLGARAREVPTFPVHFGEADPAALRKAADATGGRVVDAGRSSLSDAFKEIRGCH; this comes from the coding sequence GTGAGCCACCGGCGGCGCCGCGCCCGCGCCCTCACCGCCTGCCTTGCCCTGACCCTGCTCGCCCCGCTCGTCTCCTCCTGCACACAGGGCCAGGACGACATCACCCTGCGGGTCCTGGCCAGCCCCGAACTCGCCGACCTGGGACCGCTGTTGGGACAGCTCGAGGACGACACCGGCGTCCGGCTGGACATGGACTACAAGGCGACGGCCGACCTCTCGGACGCCCGGAGCGACGGCTACGACCTGGCCTGGCCCGTGTCCGACCGTTCCTTCCTGCTCGGACTGCGGGACTCGGGCGGCCAGGCGGCCCGGCCCGAGTCGACCGCGATCATGCGCTCACCCGTGGTCGTCGGCCTGACCCCCGGGACCGCGCGCACCATGCGGTCCCGGACCCCCGGCGGACACCTCTCCTGGGCGGACCTCGCGGACGCAGCCGCCGACGGCACCGTACGGTTCGGGATGGCCGACCCGCGCACCAGCGACACCGGCAGGGCGGCCCTGGTCGGTGTCGCCACCGCGGCCGCCGGCACCGGCAGCGCGCTACGCGAACAGGACGTGTCCTGCGACCGGTTGCGTGGCTTCCGCTCCGGCCAGACCCTCACCGGCGCCAGTTCCCGCGACCTGGTCGACACCTACGTACGCCATCAGGACCGGGCCGACGCGCTGATCGCCCACGAGTCCGAACTGCTGTCCCTGAACGCCACGAAGAAACTGCCGGAGCCCCTGGAGATCGTGTACCCCGAGGACGGCATGGTGCTGTCCGACTTCCCGCTGCTGCTGCTCGACACCCGGGAGCGGTCCGCGTACGGGAAGGTGGTGGACTGGCTGCTCGGGGCCGACGCGCAGCAACAGCTCACCCAGCGCACCTGGCGGCGCCCGGTGAACCAGGACGTGCGGCCCGCGCCGCAGCTCCGTGCGGCGATCGGCAACGCGCTGTCCCTCCCCGACCGGCTGTCCGTCGTGGAGCGCCTGATCGCCGACTACGGGGACCCCGCCCGGCACACCACCGGCCAGGTGGTGTTCGTGCTGGACTTCTCCGGCTCGATGCGCGGGCCGCGGATCGCCGCGCTGCGGGCCGCGTTCGCCGGGCTCAGCGGCGCCGACCCGACCTCCACCGGCAAGTTCGCCCGCTTCTACCGGGGGGAGCGGCTCACCGTCGTGCGGTTCGGCGGGCGGGTGCTGGAGGAGCGCACGGTGACCGTCCGCGGCGACCAGGACCTCCGTACGCTCGACGCGACCGTGGCCGACGGCGGCTTCGGCGACTCCACCGCCCTCTGGTCCGCCCTCGACCACGGCTACCGCATCGCCGCCGACGCCCTGCGCGACGAGCCCCGACGGCCCGTCTCCATCGTGCTGATGACGGACGGCGAGAACAACGCGGGCATCGGCTACGAGGAGTTCCTGCGCCGGTACGGCGGGCTCGGCGCGCGGGCACGCGAAGTACCCACCTTCCCCGTCCACTTCGGCGAGGCCGACCCGGCCGCACTGCGGAAGGCCGCCGACGCGACCGGCGGCCGCGTGGTCGACGCCGGCAGGTCCTCGCTCTCCGACGCGTTCAAGGAGATCCGTGGGTGTCATTGA
- a CDS encoding prenyltransferase codes for MTTPRTEHLVLPGVLTAEQAAATVAGLLAVQREDGAIPWFRGHHLDPWDHTEAAMALDAAGEHEAAERAYTWLARHQNEDGSWYAAYMDGDFDDVTDRGRETNFVAYVAVGAWHHYLSTGDDMFLDRVWPTVYAAIEFVLRLQQPGGQIGWKREDDGSAVTDALLTGSSSIHHALRCALAIAEQREEPQPDWELALGALRHAIRRHPERFLDKDRYSMDWYYPVLGGALTDAEAKSRVEEGWDRFVVPDLGVRCVDPNPWVTGGESAELALALWALGESDRALEILQSIQHLRDPESGLYWTGYVFEDKAVWPKELTTWTAGSLLLAVAALGGDEATCTVFGGNHLPRGLDPDCCA; via the coding sequence GTGACCACCCCCCGGACAGAACACCTCGTCCTGCCCGGGGTCCTCACCGCAGAGCAGGCCGCCGCGACCGTCGCCGGGCTGCTCGCCGTACAGCGGGAGGACGGGGCGATCCCGTGGTTCCGCGGGCACCACCTCGACCCGTGGGACCACACCGAGGCGGCCATGGCGCTGGACGCGGCCGGTGAGCACGAGGCCGCCGAGCGGGCGTACACCTGGCTGGCACGGCACCAGAACGAGGACGGCTCCTGGTACGCGGCCTACATGGACGGGGACTTCGACGACGTCACCGACCGGGGCCGGGAGACCAACTTCGTCGCCTATGTGGCCGTCGGGGCCTGGCACCACTACCTGTCCACCGGCGACGACATGTTCCTCGACCGGGTGTGGCCGACCGTCTACGCGGCGATCGAGTTCGTGCTGCGGCTCCAGCAGCCGGGCGGGCAGATCGGCTGGAAGCGCGAGGACGACGGCAGCGCCGTCACGGACGCGCTGCTGACCGGCTCCTCCTCCATTCACCACGCACTGCGCTGTGCGCTCGCGATCGCCGAACAGCGTGAAGAGCCGCAGCCGGACTGGGAGTTGGCCCTCGGGGCACTCCGGCACGCGATCCGCCGGCACCCGGAGCGGTTCCTCGACAAGGACCGCTACTCGATGGACTGGTACTACCCGGTGCTGGGCGGCGCGTTGACGGACGCCGAGGCCAAGTCCCGTGTGGAGGAGGGCTGGGACCGTTTCGTGGTCCCGGACCTCGGGGTGCGCTGCGTCGACCCCAACCCGTGGGTGACGGGCGGTGAGTCGGCCGAACTCGCCCTCGCCCTGTGGGCGTTGGGCGAGTCCGACCGTGCGCTGGAGATCCTTCAGTCGATCCAGCACCTGCGTGACCCCGAGTCGGGCCTGTACTGGACGGGCTACGTCTTCGAGGACAAGGCCGTCTGGCCGAAGGAGCTGACCACTTGGACGGCCGGCTCCCTGCTCCTCGCCGTCGCCGCGCTCGGCGGAGACGAGGCGACCTGCACGGTGTTCGGCGGCAACCACCTACCGAGAGGCCTCGACCCGGACTGCTGCGCCTGA
- a CDS encoding class I SAM-dependent methyltransferase, protein MLTVDFSRFPLAPGDRVLDLGCGAGRHAFECYRRGAQVVALDQNGEEIREVAKWFAAMKEAGEAPEGATATAMEGDALALPFPDESFDVVIISEVMEHIPDDKGVLAEMVRVLRPGGRIAITVPRYGPEKVCWTLSDAYHEVEGGHIRIYKADQLLARIREAGLKPYGSHHAHALHSPYWWLKCAFGVDNDKALPVRAYHKLLVWDIMKKPLATRVAEQALNPLIGKSFVAYATKPHLPRLSDTDDAGTETEAEAAAQ, encoded by the coding sequence GTGCTGACCGTCGACTTCTCCCGGTTCCCGCTCGCCCCGGGCGACCGTGTCCTGGACCTCGGATGTGGTGCCGGGCGGCACGCGTTCGAGTGCTACCGGCGCGGCGCCCAGGTCGTGGCGCTGGACCAGAACGGCGAGGAGATACGCGAGGTCGCGAAGTGGTTCGCGGCGATGAAGGAGGCGGGGGAGGCCCCCGAGGGTGCCACCGCGACCGCGATGGAGGGCGACGCCCTCGCACTGCCCTTCCCGGACGAGTCCTTCGACGTCGTCATCATCTCCGAGGTGATGGAGCACATCCCGGACGACAAGGGCGTACTCGCCGAGATGGTGCGGGTGTTGAGGCCCGGCGGGCGGATAGCGATCACCGTCCCGCGCTACGGCCCCGAGAAGGTCTGCTGGACGCTGTCGGACGCCTACCACGAGGTCGAGGGCGGCCACATCCGCATCTACAAGGCGGACCAACTCCTCGCGAGAATCAGGGAAGCCGGCCTCAAGCCGTACGGCAGCCACCACGCGCACGCCCTGCACTCCCCGTACTGGTGGCTGAAGTGCGCGTTCGGCGTCGACAACGACAAGGCACTGCCGGTGCGGGCGTACCACAAGCTGCTGGTCTGGGACATCATGAAGAAGCCGCTCGCGACCCGAGTCGCCGAACAGGCCCTGAACCCGCTGATCGGCAAGAGCTTCGTGGCGTACGCGACGAAGCCCCACCTGCCCCGGCTGTCGGACACCGACGACGCCGGGACCGAGACCGAAGCCGAGGCGGCCGCCCAGTGA
- a CDS encoding glycosyltransferase family 4 protein — protein MTAEASQAGSRQDLAADGGRPLKIALLTYKGNPFCGGQGVYVRHLSRELARLGHRVEVIGSQPYPVLDEGHDDRLSLTELSSLDLYRQPDPFRTPGRGEYRDWIDALEVATMWTGGFPEPLTFSLRVRRQLRARRGEFDVVHDNQTLGYGLLGDIGAPLVTTIHHPITVDRQLELDAAEGFRRRCSVRRWYAFTRMQKRVARRLSSVLTVSGTSRQEIVDHLGVRQDSIQVVHIGADTDLFSPDPSVPVVPGRIVTTSSADVPLKGLVFLVEALAKVRTERPDAHLVVVGKRPTEGPVAQAVERYGLEGAVDFVKGISDAELVDLVRSAQVACVPSLYEGFSLPAAEAMATGTPLLATTGGAIPEVAGTDGETCLAVPPGDAGALAAGLSRLLGDPELRARLGRAGRERVLERFTWAKAAEGTVARYRAAMAAAAGEGVGPSEPALPGRMAVAEVVDVVSDRESRATC, from the coding sequence GTGACCGCTGAGGCCAGTCAGGCGGGGTCCCGGCAGGACCTCGCCGCCGACGGCGGGCGACCGCTCAAGATCGCACTCCTCACGTACAAGGGAAACCCGTTCTGCGGCGGCCAGGGCGTCTACGTACGACACCTCTCGCGTGAACTCGCCCGGCTGGGCCACCGCGTGGAGGTCATCGGCTCCCAGCCCTACCCCGTCCTCGACGAGGGTCACGACGACCGCCTCTCCCTCACCGAACTGTCGAGCCTCGACCTCTACCGTCAGCCGGACCCGTTCCGCACCCCCGGGCGAGGCGAGTACCGCGACTGGATAGACGCGCTGGAAGTGGCGACGATGTGGACCGGCGGGTTCCCGGAACCGCTGACGTTCTCCCTCCGCGTCCGCCGCCAACTGCGCGCCCGGCGGGGCGAGTTCGACGTCGTGCACGACAACCAGACGCTGGGATACGGGCTGTTGGGCGACATCGGTGCCCCGCTCGTCACCACCATCCATCACCCCATCACCGTCGACCGGCAGTTGGAGCTGGACGCCGCCGAAGGCTTCAGGCGCCGCTGCTCGGTACGCCGCTGGTACGCCTTCACCCGGATGCAGAAGCGCGTCGCCCGCCGCCTGTCCTCGGTGCTCACCGTCTCCGGCACGTCCCGTCAGGAGATAGTCGACCACCTGGGGGTACGTCAGGACAGCATCCAGGTCGTCCACATCGGCGCCGACACCGACCTGTTCTCGCCTGACCCCTCGGTGCCCGTCGTGCCGGGCCGGATCGTCACGACATCCAGCGCGGACGTCCCCCTCAAGGGCCTGGTCTTCCTCGTCGAGGCACTCGCCAAGGTCCGCACCGAGCGCCCCGACGCCCACCTCGTCGTCGTCGGCAAGCGGCCCACGGAGGGACCGGTCGCCCAGGCGGTCGAGCGCTACGGCCTCGAAGGCGCCGTCGACTTCGTGAAGGGCATCTCGGACGCCGAACTCGTCGACCTGGTGCGCTCCGCCCAGGTCGCGTGCGTACCGTCGCTGTACGAGGGCTTCTCGCTGCCGGCCGCGGAGGCCATGGCGACGGGCACCCCGCTGCTGGCCACCACCGGCGGCGCGATCCCCGAGGTCGCCGGGACCGACGGGGAGACCTGCCTGGCGGTACCTCCGGGCGACGCGGGAGCGCTGGCCGCGGGCCTGAGCCGGCTCCTGGGCGACCCTGAACTGCGCGCCCGGCTCGGCCGCGCGGGACGCGAACGCGTGCTGGAGCGGTTCACCTGGGCGAAGGCCGCGGAGGGCACGGTGGCCCGGTACCGCGCGGCCATGGCCGCCGCCGCGGGAGAGGGCGTCGGCCCCTCCGAGCCCGCGCTGCCCGGCCGCATGGCGGTCGCAGAGGTTGTTGACGTTGTATCCGATCGCGAAAGCAGGGCCACGTGCTGA
- a CDS encoding TetR family transcriptional regulator — protein sequence MPAEAKANKALSSPLTERQEARRRRILHASAQLASRGGFDAVQMREVAESSQVALGTLYRYFPSKVHLLVATMQDQLEHMHGTLRKKPPTGESAAQRVAETLMRAFRALQREPHLADAMVRALTFADRSVSAEVDQVSRQTTAIILDAMGLDDPTPEQLSAVRVIEHTWHSALTTWLSGRASIAQVKIDIETVCRLIDLTDPDGN from the coding sequence ATGCCTGCGGAAGCCAAGGCGAACAAGGCGCTGTCCTCGCCCCTCACCGAGCGGCAGGAGGCGCGCCGCCGCCGCATCCTGCACGCGAGCGCCCAACTGGCCAGCCGGGGCGGCTTCGACGCGGTCCAGATGCGTGAGGTGGCCGAGTCCTCCCAGGTGGCGCTCGGCACGCTGTACCGGTACTTCCCGTCCAAGGTGCATCTGCTGGTCGCCACGATGCAGGACCAGTTGGAGCACATGCACGGCACGCTGCGGAAGAAGCCGCCGACGGGCGAGTCGGCTGCACAGCGGGTGGCGGAGACCCTGATGCGGGCTTTCCGCGCGCTGCAGCGCGAGCCGCATCTGGCCGACGCGATGGTCCGCGCCCTCACGTTCGCGGACCGCAGCGTCAGCGCCGAGGTCGACCAGGTCTCCCGCCAGACGACGGCGATCATCCTGGACGCGATGGGCCTGGACGATCCCACCCCGGAGCAGCTCTCCGCCGTCCGCGTCATCGAGCACACCTGGCACTCGGCGCTGACCACCTGGCTGTCGGGCCGCGCCTCCATCGCCCAGGTGAAGATCGACATCGAGACGGTGTGCCGGTTGATCGATCTGACGGACCCGGACGGGAACTGA
- a CDS encoding ferredoxin gives MGDRWQVEVDRSLCIGSASCVHHAPDGFRLDTGRQSNPVEPEADANEKVLAAAEACPVEAIMITLLGSGEPVFPPEE, from the coding sequence ATGGGCGACCGCTGGCAGGTCGAGGTCGACCGCTCGTTGTGCATCGGCTCCGCGAGCTGCGTCCACCACGCCCCCGACGGCTTCCGCCTCGACACGGGCCGCCAGTCAAACCCCGTCGAGCCGGAGGCCGACGCCAACGAGAAGGTCCTCGCGGCGGCGGAGGCCTGCCCGGTGGAGGCGATCATGATCACCCTGCTGGGGAGCGGGGAGCCGGTGTTCCCGCCGGAGGAATAG
- a CDS encoding aldehyde dehydrogenase, with protein MTELVEHGQLFIGGELTDPLGTDVIEVVSPHTEEVIGRVPHASTADVDRAVAVARAAFDEGPWPRMSLDERIEVVTRIKDAIAVRHEEIARVISSENGSPYSWSVLAQALGAMMVWDSAITVARDFTYEETRAGVLGRILVRREPVGVVAAVVPWNVPQFVAAAKLAPALLTGCTVILKPSPESPLDAYLLAEITREAGLPEGVLSILPADREVSEYLVGHPGVDKVSFTGSVAAGRRVMEVASRHLTRVTLELGGKSAAVVLPDADVETAVAGIVPAAWMNNGQACVAQSRILLPRSRYDEFAEAFAAAAGALVVGDPLDPTTQVGPLVAERQQRRNLDYIRIGQEEGAKILTGGGRPPGQDRGWYVEPTLFGDVDNSMRIAREEIFGPVICLLPYGDESEAVKIANDSDYGLSGSVWTADVEHGIEIARQVRTGTYSVNTFSLDMLGPFGGYKNSGLGREFGPEGYGEYLEHKMIHLPSGWEG; from the coding sequence ATGACCGAGCTCGTGGAACACGGACAGCTGTTCATCGGCGGGGAGTTGACCGACCCCCTGGGCACGGACGTCATCGAGGTGGTCTCCCCGCACACGGAAGAGGTCATCGGCCGCGTGCCGCACGCCTCGACGGCGGACGTGGACCGGGCGGTGGCCGTCGCGCGCGCGGCCTTCGACGAGGGGCCCTGGCCGCGGATGTCGCTGGACGAGCGGATCGAGGTGGTCACCCGGATCAAGGACGCCATCGCCGTGCGGCACGAGGAGATCGCCCGGGTGATCTCCTCCGAGAACGGGTCGCCGTACTCCTGGAGCGTCCTCGCCCAGGCGCTCGGCGCGATGATGGTGTGGGACTCGGCGATCACGGTCGCGCGCGACTTCACGTACGAGGAGACGCGCGCCGGCGTGCTCGGCCGCATCCTCGTGCGGCGCGAGCCGGTGGGGGTGGTGGCCGCCGTGGTCCCGTGGAACGTCCCGCAGTTCGTGGCCGCCGCCAAGCTCGCGCCCGCGCTGCTCACCGGCTGCACGGTCATACTCAAGCCGTCGCCCGAGTCGCCGCTGGACGCATACCTGCTGGCCGAGATCACCCGCGAGGCGGGCCTGCCCGAGGGCGTGCTCTCCATCCTCCCGGCGGATCGCGAGGTCAGCGAGTACCTGGTCGGGCATCCCGGCGTGGACAAGGTCTCCTTCACCGGCTCGGTGGCGGCCGGCCGGCGGGTCATGGAGGTCGCCTCCCGCCATCTCACCCGCGTGACACTGGAGTTGGGCGGCAAGTCGGCGGCGGTGGTACTGCCGGACGCGGACGTGGAGACGGCGGTGGCGGGGATCGTCCCGGCGGCCTGGATGAACAACGGACAGGCGTGCGTGGCGCAGAGCCGCATCCTGCTGCCCCGGTCGCGTTACGACGAGTTCGCCGAGGCCTTCGCGGCGGCGGCCGGTGCGCTGGTGGTCGGCGACCCGCTGGACCCGACGACGCAGGTGGGCCCGCTGGTGGCCGAGCGCCAGCAGCGACGCAACCTCGACTACATCCGCATCGGCCAGGAGGAGGGCGCGAAGATCCTCACCGGCGGCGGGCGCCCGCCGGGCCAGGACCGCGGCTGGTACGTCGAACCGACCCTCTTCGGCGATGTCGACAACTCGATGCGGATCGCCCGCGAGGAGATCTTCGGCCCGGTGATCTGTCTGCTGCCCTACGGCGACGAGTCCGAGGCGGTGAAGATCGCGAACGACTCGGACTACGGCCTCAGCGGCAGCGTGTGGACGGCGGACGTCGAGCACGGCATCGAGATCGCCCGGCAGGTCCGTACCGGAACGTACTCGGTGAACACCTTCAGCCTCGACATGCTCGGCCCGTTCGGCGGCTACAAGAACTCCGGACTGGGACGGGAGTTCGGGCCGGAGGGCTACGGGGAGTACCTGGAGCACAAGATGATCCACCTCCCGTCAGGCTGGGAGGGCTGA